In Amycolatopsis methanolica 239, a single genomic region encodes these proteins:
- a CDS encoding MFS transporter: MTAPISVPAKASAGQAPGKIRTLFGAGIGNTLEWYDWSVYAIFAPFFAKQFFVGGNATSALLSTLAVFAVGFLMRPLGGFFFGWLADRRGRRFSLTTSMVTMAVGSLIIGIAPTHDAIGVGAAVILLLARLLQGLAHGGEIAASYTYVAEIAPGERRGLWSTSLYISVTAGIVLASLIGAAGSSLFGEQALRDWAWRLPFLLGGVLGLVGLYLRRTLEETEAYTEGARTRSTRELLRALARNKKSLARILGLTAGVTVVYYIWAVGISGFAISSKGVDATGGLWATVAANVFFMITLPLWGKLSDRFGRKPVFITYGVVFLALSFPLMSLINDSALRLGVLMGVALFFLGAFVGIMPAYFAELFPTEVRASGVGVPYSVMVAIFGGTAPYVLTWLHTHQLDWVFSCYLVALVAIGLITTFLTPETKGRPLT, translated from the coding sequence ATGACGGCTCCCATCTCCGTGCCCGCGAAGGCATCCGCTGGGCAAGCACCCGGCAAGATCCGCACCTTGTTCGGCGCGGGCATAGGCAACACGCTCGAGTGGTACGACTGGAGCGTCTACGCCATCTTCGCGCCCTTCTTCGCCAAGCAGTTCTTCGTCGGTGGCAACGCCACGAGCGCCCTGCTGTCCACTTTGGCCGTGTTCGCGGTCGGTTTCCTGATGCGACCGCTGGGCGGGTTCTTCTTCGGCTGGCTCGCCGACCGCCGCGGACGGCGGTTCTCCCTGACGACCTCGATGGTCACGATGGCGGTGGGCAGCCTCATCATCGGCATCGCGCCGACACACGACGCGATCGGCGTCGGCGCGGCGGTCATCCTGCTGCTGGCCCGGCTGTTGCAGGGGCTCGCCCACGGCGGTGAGATCGCCGCTTCCTACACCTACGTCGCCGAGATCGCCCCCGGCGAGCGGCGGGGCCTGTGGTCGACCAGCCTCTACATCTCGGTCACGGCCGGCATCGTGCTGGCGTCGCTGATCGGCGCCGCCGGGTCGAGCCTGTTCGGTGAACAGGCCCTGCGCGACTGGGCGTGGCGCCTGCCGTTCCTGCTCGGCGGTGTCCTCGGTCTCGTCGGCCTGTATCTACGGCGCACCCTCGAGGAGACCGAGGCCTACACCGAAGGCGCGAGGACCCGCAGCACCCGCGAGCTGCTGCGTGCGCTGGCCCGCAACAAGAAGAGCCTCGCCCGGATCCTCGGGCTCACCGCCGGCGTGACCGTCGTCTACTACATCTGGGCCGTCGGCATCTCCGGATTCGCCATCAGCAGCAAGGGCGTCGACGCGACCGGTGGGCTGTGGGCCACTGTGGCGGCCAACGTGTTCTTCATGATCACGCTGCCGCTGTGGGGCAAGCTGTCCGACCGCTTCGGCCGTAAACCGGTCTTCATCACCTACGGGGTCGTGTTTCTGGCGCTGTCGTTCCCCCTGATGTCGCTGATCAACGACTCGGCGCTCCGGCTTGGTGTCCTCATGGGCGTCGCGCTGTTCTTCCTTGGGGCCTTCGTCGGCATCATGCCCGCCTACTTCGCCGAGCTGTTCCCCACCGAGGTCCGTGCCTCCGGTGTCGGCGTCCCGTACTCGGTGATGGTCGCGATCTTCGGCGGCACCGCCCCGTACGTGCTGACTTGGCTGCACACGCATCAGTTGGACTGGGTGTTCTCCTGCTACCTCGTCGCGCTCGTCGCGATCGGGCTGATCACCACGTTCCTCACCCCCGAGACCAAGGGCAGGCCCCTGACATGA
- a CDS encoding aldehyde dehydrogenase produces MSQSLPDTSVEGVTRYGLFIDNQQIAPIEGEYLDVVNPASGAVWAQVPNASAKDVDVAVESARRAFVEGDWPAYRAADRAKFLIRFGEAIADNAEEIAQLQVNENGKLIREMVGQAKLMPEYFNYYAGLAQMPTGSTNPLHVQQMLNYTVREPLGVVAAITPWNSPLLLLVWKLGPALAAGNTVIAKPSEVTPASAIRFAQLAAEVGLPPGVFNVVTGLGHPSGTALTGHPGVDKIAFTGSTATGQAIASQAGKTLKRVSLELGGKSPNIVFDDADLTSAVNGLVAGIFGASGQTCMAGSRILVQDAIYDQVVDELRRRAEAIKVGDPQDPASEMGTVACRPQYEKVLSYVDVAKADGARLVAGGTTAEVDGFPDGLFVRPTVFADVTNDMRIAQEEVFGPIAALIRFSDEDEAVRIANDTQFGLAAGVWTGNVQRAHRVASRLRAGTVWINNYRKTSYATPFGGYKQSGLGRENGADALREYTEEKSVWVDTGQGVKDPFNPRA; encoded by the coding sequence ATGTCCCAGTCGCTGCCGGACACCTCTGTCGAGGGTGTCACCCGTTACGGCCTGTTCATCGACAACCAGCAGATCGCCCCGATCGAGGGCGAGTACCTCGATGTCGTGAACCCGGCGTCGGGTGCGGTGTGGGCCCAAGTGCCCAATGCCTCCGCGAAGGATGTCGACGTGGCGGTGGAGAGCGCCCGTCGCGCGTTCGTCGAGGGCGACTGGCCCGCCTACCGCGCGGCCGACCGGGCGAAGTTCCTCATCCGGTTCGGCGAAGCGATCGCGGACAACGCCGAAGAGATCGCCCAGCTGCAGGTGAACGAGAACGGCAAGCTGATCCGTGAAATGGTCGGGCAGGCCAAGTTGATGCCCGAGTACTTCAACTACTACGCGGGCCTGGCGCAGATGCCGACCGGCAGCACCAATCCGCTGCACGTGCAGCAGATGCTGAACTACACCGTGCGCGAGCCGCTCGGCGTGGTCGCGGCGATCACCCCGTGGAACTCGCCGTTGCTGCTGCTGGTGTGGAAGCTCGGCCCCGCGCTCGCCGCCGGCAACACGGTGATCGCGAAGCCGTCGGAGGTGACGCCGGCGTCGGCGATCCGCTTCGCGCAGCTCGCGGCCGAGGTCGGTCTCCCGCCGGGCGTGTTCAACGTCGTCACTGGTCTCGGGCACCCGTCGGGTACCGCGCTGACCGGGCACCCGGGCGTGGACAAGATCGCGTTCACCGGCTCGACCGCCACTGGGCAGGCCATCGCCTCGCAGGCTGGCAAGACGCTCAAGCGCGTGTCGCTGGAACTGGGTGGCAAGTCGCCCAACATCGTCTTCGACGACGCCGACCTGACCAGCGCGGTCAACGGGCTCGTCGCCGGGATCTTCGGGGCCAGCGGTCAGACCTGCATGGCCGGTTCCCGGATCCTCGTGCAGGATGCCATCTACGACCAGGTGGTCGATGAGCTCAGGCGCCGGGCCGAGGCGATCAAGGTCGGCGACCCGCAGGACCCCGCCAGCGAGATGGGCACCGTCGCGTGCCGCCCGCAGTACGAGAAGGTGTTGTCCTACGTGGACGTGGCCAAGGCCGACGGTGCGCGGCTCGTGGCCGGCGGCACGACCGCCGAGGTCGACGGCTTCCCGGACGGGCTGTTCGTGCGCCCCACCGTGTTCGCCGACGTCACCAACGACATGCGCATCGCGCAGGAGGAGGTCTTCGGGCCGATCGCCGCGCTGATCCGGTTCTCCGACGAGGACGAGGCCGTGCGCATCGCCAACGACACCCAGTTCGGCCTCGCCGCGGGCGTGTGGACCGGCAACGTGCAGCGTGCGCACCGGGTCGCGAGCCGGCTGCGGGCCGGCACGGTGTGGATCAACAACTACCGCAAGACCTCCTACGCCACCCCCTTCGGCGGCTACAAGCAGAGCGGTCTGGGCCGCGAGAACGGTGCCGACGCGCTGCGCGAGTACACCGAGGAGAAGAGTGTCTGGGTGGACACCGGCCAGGGCGTCAAGGACCCCTTCAACCCCCGCGCCTGA
- a CDS encoding pyridoxal phosphate-dependent aminotransferase has protein sequence MKPLSTRATTIRPSPTLSLNAQLAARGAAGEEVLNLSVGEPDFPMPELARDYALKAIAEGRNRYTDVGGVPELRERIKRKLAEDNGLEYAPGDIVVANGAKHALFNAFLALCEDGDEVVVPAPYWVTYPEQVRVTGAEPVIVPTGAGLKLTADQLAAAVTPRTKAVVLSSPGNPTGATYSRSELEALAEVVVRHDLFVVEDLIYEYFHYDDGAVPSIASLGPELKDRTVVVNGVSKSCAMTGWRVGYTAAPPEIAQLIRRLQGQATSNVSVVAQYAAIGAMDDVPWEAIKSYRDRRDLAHQRLTAIEGVRCGLPTGAFYLFPDISTLLGNRTTDEFCSELLAEQGVGLVPGSGFGAPEHVRLSYAVAPSVLETALDRLATFVAG, from the coding sequence ATGAAACCCCTGTCGACCCGGGCGACCACGATCCGCCCCTCACCGACGCTCTCGCTCAACGCTCAGCTCGCCGCCCGCGGCGCAGCGGGGGAGGAGGTGCTCAATCTCTCCGTCGGCGAACCCGACTTCCCGATGCCCGAACTGGCCCGCGACTACGCGCTCAAGGCCATCGCGGAGGGACGCAACCGCTACACCGACGTCGGCGGTGTCCCTGAACTGCGCGAGCGCATCAAGCGCAAGCTCGCCGAAGACAACGGCCTGGAATACGCGCCCGGCGACATCGTCGTTGCCAACGGCGCCAAGCACGCCCTCTTCAACGCCTTCCTCGCGCTGTGCGAGGACGGGGACGAAGTCGTCGTTCCGGCCCCGTACTGGGTGACCTATCCCGAGCAGGTGCGGGTCACCGGCGCCGAACCGGTCATCGTGCCCACCGGGGCGGGCTTGAAACTGACGGCGGACCAGCTGGCGGCCGCGGTGACCCCGCGGACTAAAGCGGTTGTGCTCAGCAGCCCCGGCAACCCCACGGGCGCCACTTACAGCCGTTCGGAGTTGGAGGCACTCGCCGAGGTCGTCGTGCGGCACGATTTGTTCGTCGTCGAAGACCTGATCTACGAATACTTCCATTACGACGACGGCGCGGTACCCAGTATCGCCTCGCTCGGGCCGGAGTTGAAGGACCGTACCGTCGTCGTCAACGGGGTGTCCAAGAGCTGCGCCATGACCGGCTGGCGCGTCGGCTACACCGCCGCGCCCCCGGAGATCGCGCAGCTCATCCGCCGCCTGCAGGGCCAGGCCACCTCCAACGTGTCCGTCGTCGCCCAATACGCCGCCATCGGCGCCATGGACGACGTCCCGTGGGAGGCGATTAAGTCCTACCGCGACCGTCGCGACCTCGCCCACCAGCGGCTCACCGCGATCGAAGGCGTCCGATGCGGACTCCCGACCGGAGCGTTCTACCTGTTCCCGGACATCTCGACACTGCTCGGGAACCGAACCACGGATGAGTTCTGCAGCGAGCTGCTCGCTGAGCAGGGAGTCGGGTTGGTGCCGGGAAGTGGTTTCGGCGCGCCAGAGCACGTCCGGCTCAGCTACGCGGTCGCCCCCTCCGTTCTGGAGACCGCACTCGACCGCTTGGCGACGTTCGTAGCTGGATGA
- a CDS encoding CoxG family protein: protein MVKLASSFPVPAAADKVIALFLDQATMQSCIPGCEELVQIDETHYRGILVNEVAHMKLKAGFTAEILSVTESRATGEPAVVKAVLRGEDRRLGSTIRIDATLTVTPLAPGSEGTGEGSDVAYEFDLAIRGKIGRLGESVIRRRTAEVERQFADALTAVCAGRPVLQGGGAAAQKKTPAVAAAATVSGDQVTPVGTPESQRSVVHGPTGVPEPAVAGPVRRDWLVIGLAVAASFGYGILLGQRQSPRR from the coding sequence ATGGTGAAGCTCGCGTCTTCTTTCCCGGTCCCGGCGGCGGCCGACAAGGTCATTGCCCTGTTCCTCGATCAGGCAACGATGCAGTCCTGCATCCCCGGGTGCGAGGAACTCGTCCAGATCGACGAGACCCATTACCGGGGCATCCTGGTCAACGAGGTCGCCCACATGAAGCTGAAGGCCGGATTCACCGCTGAGATCCTGTCGGTCACCGAGTCCCGTGCCACCGGCGAGCCCGCCGTCGTCAAGGCTGTCCTGCGCGGCGAGGATCGCCGCCTCGGCAGCACCATCCGGATTGATGCGACCCTCACGGTGACGCCCCTCGCGCCCGGCAGTGAGGGCACTGGTGAAGGTTCGGACGTCGCCTACGAGTTTGATCTGGCCATCCGGGGCAAGATCGGCCGACTGGGCGAATCGGTGATCCGCCGCCGTACCGCGGAAGTGGAGCGGCAGTTCGCCGACGCGCTCACTGCGGTGTGTGCTGGGCGGCCGGTGCTGCAGGGCGGAGGCGCGGCTGCGCAGAAGAAGACCCCTGCCGTTGCCGCGGCGGCCACGGTTTCCGGGGACCAAGTCACCCCGGTCGGCACCCCCGAGTCGCAGAGGTCGGTGGTCCACGGGCCGACGGGTGTTCCTGAGCCCGCAGTCGCGGGCCCGGTTCGTCGCGACTGGCTCGTGATCGGACTCGCGGTCGCCGCGTCGTTCGGGTACGGGATCCTGCTCGGTCAGCGTCAGAGCCCGCGGAGGTGA
- a CDS encoding xanthine dehydrogenase family protein molybdopterin-binding subunit, translated as MTEIATRAAAPEAPAADTPRPGVSPAAGVQRPLYGVGERRARFDALGRVRGTISYAGDEPVGPGTAFVGVHRSTMPHARIVAVDASAALEIEGVLAVVTGRDLYEVFGDRIYTGPAFSDQPCLAVDKVRYVGEAVAAVLATDLATARAAAEEVAVEYEELPPVYDIADGLRGDSFVHEELRPSSVFADLAHLRGVRDTNVCYEYRQISGDAAAEHAAATTTVSATTWAPPTHHVPIELPSTTAWVDSDRLEMLSTTQTPSYVRQTISNLLDLPLSRVRVMTRPLGGSFGCKMYDRFEPLAAALAWTTRRRIRIDATREEAFLLTSRHGAEVAGSISADAEGDLVAFSSDVRYDTGAFADVGPRITAKSGLVAPGPYRIKSVDVRSRCVYTNKVSAGPFRGFGVPQVTWSHETLIDELAHELGEDPYLFRRRHLLREGDVATVGTPMHSADFVTCIDEVTKAVGWDERTPEGDGRWVHGKGVAVGMKAVLTPTIANATLNLNQDGSATLLISTVDMGQGSDTIMAQIAGQVLRLDSRLIHVVRADTDATPYDTITAGSRSTYHTGNAVRLVAEAMRDKLLGFAAEQWDVPAEELRLDTEGVVHVGGDRRISVQDLVCAKFGARGATVTTAENFTSWWVPYDHDTGLTEKATEHWFAGAAAVRLAVDTYTGRIRTQHLAVAGDVGKAINPTLVEQQLAGAALMGLGHTLFDELVYDQGQLTNATLLDYQLPSFKDVPEKLTPIIVESAHRDGPFGAKGVGETAILAIAPAYSAAVRDACGARITTLPLTPERVLNHLTSLTAGDGNAREDRR; from the coding sequence GTGACTGAGATCGCGACTCGTGCAGCCGCCCCCGAGGCGCCGGCGGCCGACACCCCACGGCCTGGCGTGTCACCGGCTGCCGGTGTCCAACGGCCCCTCTACGGGGTTGGCGAGCGGCGTGCGCGCTTCGACGCGCTCGGCCGCGTGCGCGGCACGATCAGCTACGCCGGCGACGAGCCGGTCGGACCCGGCACGGCGTTCGTCGGTGTCCACCGCAGCACCATGCCTCACGCGCGGATCGTGGCGGTTGACGCGTCAGCGGCGCTGGAGATCGAGGGCGTCCTGGCCGTGGTCACGGGCCGGGACCTCTACGAGGTGTTCGGTGACCGCATCTACACCGGCCCGGCGTTCTCGGACCAGCCCTGCCTGGCCGTGGACAAGGTGCGGTACGTCGGTGAGGCCGTGGCGGCGGTGCTGGCGACCGACCTGGCGACAGCCCGGGCCGCCGCCGAGGAGGTCGCCGTCGAGTACGAAGAGTTGCCGCCCGTCTACGACATCGCCGACGGCCTGCGCGGCGACTCCTTCGTGCACGAGGAACTCCGCCCGAGTTCGGTCTTCGCCGATCTCGCGCACCTGCGCGGAGTGCGAGACACCAACGTCTGCTATGAGTACCGGCAGATCAGCGGGGACGCGGCCGCGGAACACGCCGCAGCCACCACCACGGTGTCCGCGACGACCTGGGCGCCGCCCACTCATCACGTGCCGATCGAGCTGCCGTCGACCACCGCCTGGGTCGACAGCGACCGGCTCGAGATGCTGTCCACCACGCAGACACCTTCCTACGTGCGGCAAACCATCTCCAATCTGCTGGACCTGCCGCTGTCCCGGGTGCGCGTCATGACGCGGCCGCTCGGCGGCAGCTTCGGATGCAAGATGTACGACCGGTTCGAACCGCTCGCCGCGGCGCTGGCCTGGACCACGCGCAGGCGCATCCGGATCGACGCGACCCGCGAGGAGGCGTTCCTGCTGACCAGCCGCCACGGGGCCGAGGTGGCCGGCTCGATCTCCGCCGACGCCGAAGGCGACCTCGTCGCCTTCAGTTCCGACGTCCGCTACGACACCGGAGCTTTCGCCGACGTCGGCCCGCGCATCACCGCCAAGTCCGGTCTCGTCGCGCCCGGCCCGTACCGGATCAAGAGCGTCGACGTCCGCTCCCGCTGCGTCTACACCAACAAGGTGTCCGCCGGCCCGTTCCGCGGCTTCGGCGTCCCTCAGGTGACCTGGTCACACGAAACTCTCATCGACGAGCTGGCGCACGAGCTGGGGGAGGACCCGTACCTGTTCCGCCGCCGTCACCTGCTCCGTGAGGGGGACGTCGCGACCGTCGGCACACCGATGCACAGCGCCGACTTCGTGACGTGCATCGACGAGGTCACCAAGGCGGTCGGCTGGGACGAGCGCACGCCCGAAGGCGACGGCAGGTGGGTGCACGGCAAAGGCGTCGCGGTCGGGATGAAAGCGGTGCTCACGCCCACGATCGCCAACGCCACGCTCAACCTCAACCAGGACGGCTCGGCCACCCTGCTGATCAGCACCGTCGACATGGGACAAGGCAGCGACACGATCATGGCGCAGATCGCCGGGCAGGTCCTCCGCCTGGACAGCCGCCTGATCCACGTCGTCCGCGCGGACACCGACGCCACCCCGTACGACACCATCACCGCGGGCAGCCGATCGACCTACCACACCGGCAACGCCGTGCGTCTGGTCGCCGAAGCGATGCGCGACAAGCTGCTGGGCTTCGCCGCCGAGCAGTGGGATGTCCCGGCCGAAGAGCTCCGGCTCGACACCGAGGGAGTCGTCCACGTCGGCGGCGACCGCCGGATCTCCGTCCAGGACCTGGTGTGTGCCAAGTTCGGCGCACGCGGTGCGACGGTCACGACCGCCGAGAACTTCACCAGCTGGTGGGTCCCCTACGACCACGACACCGGGTTGACGGAGAAGGCCACCGAGCACTGGTTCGCCGGAGCGGCCGCTGTGCGCCTGGCCGTCGACACCTACACCGGCCGCATCCGGACCCAGCACCTCGCCGTCGCGGGCGACGTGGGCAAGGCCATCAACCCCACGCTGGTCGAGCAACAGCTCGCCGGTGCCGCCCTGATGGGACTTGGGCACACCCTGTTCGACGAGCTCGTCTACGACCAGGGACAGCTCACCAACGCCACCCTCCTGGACTACCAGCTACCGTCGTTCAAGGACGTGCCCGAGAAGCTGACACCGATCATCGTGGAGAGTGCCCACCGCGACGGTCCATTCGGCGCGAAGGGCGTGGGAGAGACGGCGATCCTCGCGATCGCCCCGGCCTACTCCGCCGCCGTCCGGGACGCGTGCGGTGCTCGCATCACCACTCTTCCTCTCACCCCTGAGCGGGTCCTGAACCACCTCACATCCCTGACTGCCGGAGACGGCAATGCCCGGGAGGACCGGCGATGA
- a CDS encoding MFS transporter, with protein MQNNAVARRSWREGVTRRQWRSLIAANLGWLFDGFETYALILTVGQVLRTLDPSAPQSSIAFLSGATIAVTLLGWGIGGILGGVFADYFGRRRTLLVAIVLYAVFTGLTAASWDLTSFLVLRFVTGFALGSEWGTGASLIAEIWPSHARAKAAGLMQCGLGLGFFIASACWYFVAPVGPQAWRIMFLIGVLPAFFALWLRRSVPESEQWTKANTRRHSLRERRRENLTRDEVSYTRLTLRQIFADPELRKRTILGSLMSLTTTLGWWGISTWVPLYVSGIAADSGRSATTWASAAGMIYNVGAIAGYIGFGFIADRVGRKPATMLYFAASLLLTPVLFLWTHDLGLVVVVLIINGFFTLGQYTWMPVWLPELYPTHLRATGAAFVFNAARFVAFLGPLLAGAIISALGGYGVAATVVGLIYLLGLVVAPFCPETRGTSLAD; from the coding sequence GTGCAGAACAACGCCGTCGCACGACGCTCTTGGCGGGAGGGCGTGACCCGCCGACAGTGGCGATCACTGATCGCAGCCAACCTCGGGTGGCTGTTTGACGGGTTCGAGACCTACGCCCTGATCCTGACCGTCGGTCAGGTCCTGCGCACACTGGACCCGTCCGCCCCGCAGTCCTCGATCGCGTTCCTCAGCGGCGCGACCATCGCCGTGACGCTGCTCGGCTGGGGCATCGGCGGCATCCTCGGCGGAGTGTTCGCCGACTACTTCGGCCGGCGCCGAACCCTTCTCGTCGCGATCGTCCTCTACGCCGTCTTCACCGGACTGACCGCCGCCTCCTGGGACCTGACGTCATTCCTGGTGCTCCGCTTCGTGACCGGCTTCGCGCTCGGCTCCGAATGGGGCACCGGAGCTTCGCTGATCGCCGAGATCTGGCCCAGTCACGCGCGCGCCAAGGCCGCCGGGCTCATGCAGTGCGGCCTGGGTCTCGGCTTCTTCATCGCCTCGGCCTGCTGGTACTTCGTCGCCCCGGTCGGTCCCCAGGCATGGCGGATCATGTTCCTGATCGGTGTGCTGCCCGCGTTCTTCGCTCTGTGGCTGCGGCGCAGCGTCCCCGAGTCCGAGCAGTGGACGAAGGCGAACACTCGTCGGCACTCCCTGCGTGAGCGTCGTCGCGAGAACCTGACCCGTGACGAGGTTTCCTACACCCGGCTGACCCTGCGGCAGATCTTCGCCGACCCGGAGCTGCGGAAGCGCACGATCCTGGGCTCGCTGATGTCCCTCACCACCACATTGGGATGGTGGGGGATCTCGACTTGGGTACCGCTCTACGTCTCCGGGATCGCCGCGGACTCCGGCCGGAGCGCCACGACCTGGGCCAGCGCCGCCGGCATGATCTACAACGTCGGCGCCATCGCCGGTTATATCGGCTTCGGCTTCATCGCCGACCGCGTAGGCCGCAAGCCGGCCACGATGCTCTACTTCGCGGCGTCCCTCCTGCTCACGCCGGTCCTCTTCCTCTGGACCCACGACCTGGGCCTCGTTGTCGTGGTACTGATCATCAACGGCTTCTTCACGCTGGGCCAGTACACCTGGATGCCGGTGTGGTTGCCCGAGCTCTACCCCACGCACCTGCGCGCCACCGGGGCAGCGTTCGTGTTCAACGCGGCCCGCTTCGTCGCATTCCTCGGCCCCCTGCTCGCCGGGGCGATCATCTCCGCCCTGGGCGGGTACGGTGTCGCGGCGACCGTCGTCGGACTGATCTACCTACTCGGACTGGTTGTCGCACCGTTCTGCCCCGAGACCCGCGGCACTTCTTTGGCCGACTGA
- a CDS encoding FAD binding domain-containing protein — MRVHRPESLDEATALLNDLDDAMVYGGGTAIQILRKQGLLFVEDYVDIARVPGLGELMVTSDVLSIGTLTPLRRVETDPRVRAFAPLASETYGQAANPRVRNTASAGGNIAHGDYRLDPPTALLVLDATVHLASSSGTREVSVREFFTDFQETAVEHGELITAITVPRPPAGSRGAFEKMRSLSENDWPCASAAVLAVPEEGFVEIRIGLGALAPTSVYLAFDQTPDMTVQQAVDAAIDIANSAMDPIADVRGSAAYKAHLGRIAVEEAVRRCLKELARD; from the coding sequence GTGCGAGTGCACCGTCCGGAATCGCTGGACGAGGCGACGGCGTTGCTGAACGACCTGGACGACGCCATGGTCTACGGCGGGGGTACCGCGATCCAGATCCTGCGGAAGCAGGGTTTGCTCTTCGTCGAGGACTACGTCGATATCGCCCGGGTGCCCGGCCTGGGCGAGCTCATGGTCACCTCGGACGTGCTGTCGATCGGCACCCTGACCCCGCTGCGCCGGGTGGAGACGGATCCGCGGGTTCGCGCCTTCGCGCCGCTGGCCTCGGAAACCTACGGACAGGCCGCGAACCCGCGGGTCCGGAACACGGCCAGCGCCGGGGGGAACATCGCGCACGGTGACTACCGGCTCGACCCGCCGACCGCGCTGCTCGTGCTGGACGCGACCGTCCACCTGGCATCCAGCTCCGGGACCCGGGAGGTGTCCGTCCGCGAGTTCTTCACTGACTTCCAGGAGACCGCGGTCGAGCACGGTGAGCTGATCACGGCGATCACCGTGCCCCGGCCACCGGCCGGTTCCCGGGGCGCCTTCGAGAAGATGCGCAGCCTGAGCGAGAACGACTGGCCGTGCGCCTCGGCCGCGGTGCTCGCGGTCCCGGAGGAGGGGTTCGTCGAGATCCGGATAGGGCTGGGCGCTCTGGCCCCCACGAGCGTGTACCTGGCCTTCGACCAGACCCCGGACATGACCGTCCAGCAAGCCGTCGACGCCGCCATCGACATCGCGAACTCGGCGATGGACCCGATCGCCGACGTGCGAGGCAGCGCCGCCTACAAGGCGCATCTCGGCCGGATCGCCGTCGAAGAGGCCGTTCGCCGCTGTTTGAAGGAGCTCGCCCGTGACTGA
- the tcuA gene encoding FAD-dependent tricarballylate dehydrogenase TcuA, whose translation MTTSASSLDPVVVIGAGIAGLSAAVSAAEQGAPVVLVDRAGPLEAGGNTKWTSAYLRLDDVYEPSESFVEEVVAFSGGRTPSWYVEALVEHLPETMEWIQGHGARFRRFPTYFINSNRPRLQPHGGGEALLTALRPVAERLGVEFRYHTTAQSLVTAADGRVAGVRVSDPDGDHVLPARAVVIASGGFEGDPATLGKELRGDVSTLIPIAPGVAFNKGEGIRMALDAGAKRGGQWDSFHAEPVDPRADNPEALVMVFPYGILVNKLGERFLDEGRGTVDETYESTARAVWSQPDGTAYFITDRKFEQVTDRERGLLTSCKPITADTLDDLAAALDLPAGRLTETVTAYNKSVVDGEFNWRRPDGKRTNGLTPPKSNWALPIDEAPLLAYPVGCAIVFTFGGLETDADARVVDEQGAPIPGLYAAGECTGIYHDKYPGGTSVLRGMVFGRVAGRAAAA comes from the coding sequence ATGACGACATCGGCATCGTCGCTGGACCCGGTTGTGGTGATCGGCGCGGGCATCGCGGGGCTGTCGGCCGCCGTCTCGGCGGCCGAACAGGGCGCTCCCGTCGTCCTGGTGGACCGGGCCGGTCCGCTGGAGGCCGGGGGAAACACGAAGTGGACCTCGGCCTACCTGCGCCTGGACGACGTCTACGAGCCCAGCGAGTCCTTTGTGGAGGAGGTTGTCGCGTTTTCCGGCGGCCGCACCCCCTCCTGGTACGTCGAGGCACTCGTCGAGCACCTGCCCGAGACCATGGAGTGGATCCAGGGGCATGGCGCCCGGTTCCGGCGCTTCCCCACCTATTTCATCAACAGCAACCGCCCGCGCCTCCAACCCCATGGCGGAGGAGAGGCTTTGCTCACCGCGTTGCGCCCGGTAGCCGAAAGGCTCGGTGTCGAGTTTCGCTACCACACCACCGCGCAGAGCCTGGTGACAGCCGCGGACGGACGGGTCGCCGGTGTCCGGGTCAGCGACCCGGATGGTGACCACGTCCTCCCCGCCCGCGCGGTCGTCATCGCCTCCGGAGGGTTCGAGGGCGACCCTGCGACGCTGGGCAAGGAACTGAGGGGCGACGTCAGCACCCTCATCCCCATCGCCCCGGGCGTGGCCTTCAACAAGGGCGAAGGCATCCGGATGGCGCTGGACGCCGGGGCCAAGCGGGGCGGCCAGTGGGACAGCTTCCACGCCGAACCGGTTGATCCGCGCGCGGACAACCCCGAGGCGCTGGTGATGGTGTTCCCCTACGGCATCCTGGTCAACAAACTGGGGGAGCGGTTCCTCGACGAGGGCCGTGGCACCGTCGACGAAACCTACGAGAGCACCGCCCGGGCGGTGTGGTCGCAACCCGACGGCACCGCGTACTTCATCACCGACCGGAAGTTCGAGCAGGTCACCGACCGGGAACGCGGCCTGCTGACCAGCTGCAAGCCAATCACCGCGGACACCCTCGACGACCTCGCGGCCGCGCTGGACCTGCCCGCAGGCCGGCTCACCGAAACCGTCACCGCCTACAACAAATCCGTTGTGGATGGTGAGTTCAACTGGCGACGTCCCGATGGCAAGCGCACCAACGGGCTCACCCCACCCAAGAGCAACTGGGCGCTGCCGATCGACGAGGCGCCGCTGCTGGCCTACCCGGTCGGCTGCGCGATCGTGTTCACCTTCGGCGGTCTGGAGACTGACGCGGACGCCCGCGTCGTCGACGAGCAGGGCGCCCCCATCCCCGGCCTGTACGCGGCGGGGGAGTGCACCGGCATCTACCACGACAAGTACCCCGGCGGCACCTCGGTGCTGCGCGGGATGGTCTTCGGGCGCGTGGCCGGCCGCGCCGCCGCAGCCTGA